One window of Erwinia aphidicola genomic DNA carries:
- a CDS encoding NCS2 family permease translates to MTTPGLLQRIFKLQEHGTTVRTEVIAGFTTFLTMVYIVFVNPQILGVAGMDTQAVFVTTCLIAAFGSILMGLVANLPVALAPAMGLNAFFAFVVVGAMGISWQVGMGAIFWGAVGLLLLTIFRVRYWMIANIPLSLRVGITAGIGLFIALMGLKNAGIIVANEATLVTVGNLTSHSVLLGALGFFIIAILASRNIHAAVLVSIVVTTAIGLAIGDVKFTGVFSAPPPVTSVLGQVNLKDSLNVGMAGIIFSFMLVNLFDSSGTLIGVTDKAGLTDEKGKFPRMKQALYVDSISSVAGSFIGTSSVTAYIESSSGVSVGGRTGLMAVVTGVLFLLVMFLSPLAGMVPAYAAAGALIYVGVLMTSSLARVKWDDLTEAVPAFVTAAMMPFSFSITEGIALGFISYCVMKLGTGRWREISPCVVVVALLFVLKIAFIDAH, encoded by the coding sequence ATGACTACTCCCGGCCTGTTACAACGGATTTTTAAACTGCAGGAGCATGGCACCACTGTCCGTACCGAGGTGATTGCCGGTTTCACCACTTTCCTGACGATGGTGTATATCGTTTTCGTTAATCCACAGATTCTGGGCGTTGCCGGGATGGATACCCAGGCGGTATTTGTCACTACCTGCCTGATTGCCGCTTTCGGCAGTATCCTGATGGGCCTGGTGGCTAACCTGCCGGTGGCGCTGGCTCCGGCGATGGGCCTTAATGCCTTCTTTGCCTTTGTGGTGGTGGGCGCGATGGGTATCTCCTGGCAGGTCGGGATGGGGGCCATTTTCTGGGGCGCGGTGGGCCTGCTGCTGCTGACCATCTTCCGCGTGCGTTACTGGATGATTGCCAATATTCCGTTGAGCCTGCGCGTGGGGATCACCGCCGGCATCGGGCTGTTTATCGCGCTGATGGGGCTGAAAAATGCCGGCATTATCGTTGCCAATGAAGCGACCCTGGTAACCGTCGGCAATCTGACCTCGCACAGCGTGCTGCTGGGGGCGCTGGGCTTCTTTATTATTGCCATTCTCGCCTCGCGCAATATTCACGCGGCGGTGCTGGTCTCGATTGTGGTCACCACGGCGATTGGCCTGGCGATTGGCGATGTGAAATTCACCGGGGTGTTCTCAGCCCCCCCGCCGGTGACTTCCGTTCTGGGTCAGGTCAACCTGAAGGACTCGCTCAACGTGGGCATGGCCGGGATCATCTTCTCCTTTATGCTGGTTAACCTGTTTGACTCCTCCGGCACGCTGATTGGCGTGACCGACAAGGCCGGGCTGACCGATGAGAAAGGCAAGTTCCCGCGCATGAAGCAGGCGCTGTACGTAGACAGTATCAGCTCCGTGGCCGGCTCTTTTATCGGCACCTCTTCGGTCACTGCCTACATCGAAAGCTCTTCCGGGGTCTCTGTCGGAGGCCGCACCGGCCTGATGGCGGTGGTGACGGGCGTGCTGTTCCTGCTGGTGATGTTCCTGTCACCGCTGGCGGGCATGGTTCCGGCTTATGCCGCTGCCGGCGCGCTGATTTATGTGGGGGTGTTGATGACCTCCAGCCTGGCCCGCGTGAAGTGGGACGACCTGACCGAAGCGGTACCGGCGTTTGTCACCGCGGCGATGATGCCGTTCAGCTTCTCGATTACCGAAGGGATTGCGCTGGGCTTTATCTCCTACTGCGTGATGAAGCTGGGCACCGGCCGCTGGCGTGAAATCAGCCCGTGCGTGGTGGTGGTGGCGCTGCTGTTCGTGCTGAAAATCGCCTTTATCGACGCGCATTAA
- a CDS encoding glycoside hydrolase family 31 protein gives MKTLKNWTLAGQHPDRIELTVDEQHSFCLYVLEPHLCRVLIKQHHALRLERSWSIAPDQDVPWQGRDRLSTQGFSLPGYRLDHDDDRLVLSTDKLRVTVHQPLCLTWEYRDAAGEWQPLAADRPTGAYLLNAHGDGVAHYQRRFADDHYYGLGEKSGDLERTGRRFEMRNLDAMGYNAASTDPLYKHIPFTITRRPGVSFGLFYDNLSSCWLDLGNELDNYHLAYRRWQAEAGDVDYYLMLGPQVIDVTKAFVRLTGKTLFGPKWSLGYSGSTMHYTDADDAQEQLQQFIRLCREQAIPCDSFQLSSGYTSINNKRYVFNWNYDKVPEPEQLSAAFHDAGLKLAANIKPCLLHDHPQYQQVAQQGLFIRDSESDRPERSSFWDDEGSHLDFTNPATVRWWQEGVTTQLLAKGIDATWNDNNEYEVWDGEARCHGFGQPIAIKHIRPVMPLLMMRASLEAQQRFAPDLRPYLISRSGCAGMQRYVQTWSGDNRTSWQTLRYNTRMGLGMSLSGLYNMGHDVGGFSGDRPDPELLVRWVQNGVMHPRFTIHSWNDDGTVNEPWMYPQVTPMIREAIQLRYRLLPYFYTLLWQASSEDEPMLRPTFLDHEHDANTWRENDDFMIGRDLLVASVVEQGQRQREVWLPDNGEGWYCFWSGVWFGGGQTITLNAPLERLPLLVRAGAGLPLSSRLAYADSAQDQSRELKLFPLRGDGQSEGMIFEDDGVSHGWQRDDALWLNWQMKTSAQRIDVTLTTRGQFRPAWRSLTLSLPAGEQREIWLNGERTQRFELE, from the coding sequence ATGAAAACCTTAAAAAACTGGACGCTGGCTGGCCAGCATCCTGACCGCATCGAGCTCACGGTGGATGAGCAGCACAGTTTCTGCCTTTACGTGCTGGAGCCGCACCTGTGCCGCGTGCTGATCAAGCAGCATCATGCGCTGCGCCTGGAGCGTAGCTGGAGCATCGCGCCGGATCAGGATGTGCCGTGGCAGGGGCGCGATCGCCTGAGTACGCAAGGCTTCAGCCTGCCGGGCTACCGGCTGGACCATGATGATGACCGGCTGGTGCTGAGCACCGATAAGCTGCGCGTCACCGTACATCAGCCGCTGTGCCTGACGTGGGAATACCGTGATGCAGCGGGCGAGTGGCAGCCGCTGGCCGCCGACCGCCCGACCGGTGCTTATCTGCTGAATGCGCACGGCGACGGCGTGGCGCACTATCAGCGCCGCTTCGCGGATGACCATTACTACGGGCTGGGGGAGAAGTCCGGCGATCTGGAGCGTACCGGCCGCCGCTTTGAGATGCGCAACCTCGACGCGATGGGCTACAACGCCGCCAGCACCGATCCGCTGTATAAACATATCCCGTTTACCATCACCCGGCGCCCCGGCGTCAGCTTCGGGCTGTTTTACGACAACCTCAGCAGCTGCTGGCTGGACCTGGGCAACGAGCTGGATAACTACCATCTGGCCTATCGCCGCTGGCAGGCAGAAGCGGGGGACGTGGATTACTATCTGATGCTCGGGCCGCAGGTGATCGACGTGACCAAAGCCTTTGTGCGCCTGACCGGCAAAACGCTATTCGGGCCAAAATGGAGTCTCGGCTACAGTGGTTCCACCATGCACTACACCGATGCGGATGACGCACAGGAGCAGCTCCAGCAGTTTATTCGCCTGTGCCGCGAGCAGGCGATCCCCTGTGACTCATTCCAGCTGTCATCCGGTTATACCTCGATCAACAACAAGCGCTACGTGTTCAACTGGAACTACGACAAGGTGCCGGAGCCGGAGCAGCTGAGCGCCGCGTTCCACGACGCCGGGCTGAAGCTGGCCGCCAATATCAAGCCCTGCCTGCTGCATGACCATCCGCAGTATCAGCAGGTGGCGCAGCAGGGGCTGTTTATCCGCGATTCGGAAAGCGACAGGCCGGAACGCTCCAGCTTCTGGGACGACGAAGGTTCGCACCTCGACTTCACTAACCCGGCGACCGTGCGCTGGTGGCAGGAGGGCGTCACTACCCAGCTGCTGGCAAAGGGCATCGACGCGACCTGGAACGATAACAACGAATATGAGGTGTGGGACGGCGAAGCGCGCTGTCACGGCTTCGGTCAGCCGATAGCCATCAAGCATATCCGCCCGGTGATGCCGCTGCTGATGATGCGTGCCTCGCTGGAAGCGCAGCAGCGCTTTGCCCCGGATCTGCGCCCGTATCTGATCTCGCGCTCCGGCTGTGCCGGAATGCAGCGCTACGTGCAGACCTGGAGCGGCGATAACCGCACCAGCTGGCAAACCCTGCGCTATAACACGCGCATGGGGCTGGGGATGAGCCTGTCCGGGCTGTATAACATGGGTCACGACGTCGGCGGCTTCTCTGGCGACCGGCCCGATCCCGAGCTGCTGGTGCGCTGGGTGCAAAACGGCGTCATGCATCCGCGCTTTACCATCCACTCGTGGAACGATGACGGCACGGTCAATGAGCCCTGGATGTATCCGCAGGTGACCCCGATGATCCGCGAAGCCATCCAGCTGCGTTACCGGCTGCTGCCCTACTTCTATACCCTGCTGTGGCAGGCCAGCAGCGAAGATGAGCCGATGCTGCGCCCGACCTTCCTCGACCACGAGCATGACGCCAATACCTGGCGTGAAAACGACGACTTTATGATTGGCCGCGATCTGCTGGTAGCCAGCGTGGTGGAACAGGGCCAGCGTCAGCGCGAGGTGTGGCTGCCGGACAACGGTGAAGGTTGGTACTGCTTCTGGAGCGGCGTCTGGTTCGGCGGCGGGCAGACCATTACCCTGAACGCCCCGCTGGAACGCCTGCCGCTGCTGGTGCGCGCCGGTGCCGGTTTACCGCTCTCCTCACGTCTTGCCTATGCCGACAGCGCACAGGACCAGAGCCGGGAGTTAAAACTGTTCCCGCTGCGCGGTGACGGGCAGTCAGAAGGGATGATTTTCGAGGATGATGGCGTCAGCCACGGCTGGCAGCGCGATGATGCCCTGTGGCTGAACTGGCAGATGAAAACCAGTGCGCAGCGCATCGACGTTACCCTCACCACCCGCGGTCAGTTCCGCCCGGCGTGGCGGTCGCTGACGCTGAGCTTACCGGCGGGTGAGCAGCGCGAAATCTGGCTCAACGGCGAGCGCACGCAGCGCTTCGAGCTGGAATGA
- a CDS encoding MFS transporter, with translation MSVEINRTAVQSNRRKIKSLRWWMLALFLLGITVNYLTRNSLGILAPELKTSLNMSTEQYSWVVAAFQLAYTLFQPICGWLIDVVGLKLGFLLCASVWAIVCMLHAGAGSWLHLAILRFFMGGAEAAATPANAKAIGDWFPKKERPVAAGWAGVGFSIGAMLAPPVIVLAHATMGWQGAFLFSGGLALVWVLLWWRFYHSPQQHPNLSQQEYALIHQDNEPMLPALPFWTSLKILSKNRKFYGIAIPAFLAEPAWAVFSFWVPLYLATERGMDLKQIAMFAWLPFLAADLGSVASGYLTRLYRRWFGCTLVNSVVASSVTGAFLMVSLALVALTKDPLVAIALISVGGFGHQVISCMLSALVVESFDKNQMATVNGLRGSCAWVASFLFTLLIGAISDTVGFNPLFVAMGFFDLIGALFLIALVAERSRKKIPQAGE, from the coding sequence ATGAGCGTGGAAATCAACCGCACTGCGGTACAAAGCAACCGACGTAAAATTAAGTCCCTGCGCTGGTGGATGCTGGCGCTGTTTTTACTGGGAATTACCGTCAACTATCTGACGCGTAACTCGCTGGGGATCCTGGCGCCGGAGCTGAAAACCAGCCTGAACATGAGCACCGAACAGTACTCCTGGGTGGTGGCGGCGTTCCAGCTGGCCTACACCCTGTTTCAGCCGATCTGCGGCTGGCTGATCGACGTGGTTGGCCTGAAGCTCGGTTTCCTGCTGTGCGCCAGCGTCTGGGCGATTGTCTGCATGCTGCATGCCGGGGCCGGAAGCTGGCTGCATCTGGCTATTTTGCGCTTCTTTATGGGCGGTGCCGAAGCGGCAGCTACCCCGGCGAATGCCAAAGCGATCGGTGACTGGTTCCCGAAAAAAGAGCGCCCGGTTGCGGCGGGCTGGGCGGGCGTCGGCTTCTCCATCGGCGCGATGCTGGCCCCGCCGGTGATCGTGCTGGCGCACGCCACCATGGGCTGGCAGGGTGCTTTTCTGTTCTCGGGCGGACTGGCGCTGGTGTGGGTGCTGCTGTGGTGGCGCTTCTACCACTCGCCGCAGCAGCACCCCAACCTCAGCCAGCAGGAGTACGCGCTGATCCACCAGGATAATGAGCCGATGTTGCCCGCTCTGCCATTCTGGACATCGCTGAAAATCCTCAGTAAAAACCGCAAGTTCTACGGCATCGCGATTCCGGCCTTCCTCGCGGAACCAGCGTGGGCGGTGTTCAGCTTCTGGGTGCCGCTCTACCTCGCGACCGAACGCGGGATGGACCTCAAGCAGATCGCGATGTTCGCCTGGCTGCCGTTCCTCGCCGCCGACCTGGGCAGTGTTGCCAGCGGCTACCTCACCCGCCTGTACCGCAGGTGGTTTGGCTGCACGCTGGTTAACTCGGTGGTCGCCAGCTCGGTCACCGGCGCATTTCTGATGGTGTCGCTGGCGCTGGTGGCGCTGACCAAAGATCCGCTGGTGGCGATCGCGCTGATCTCCGTTGGCGGCTTCGGCCACCAGGTGATCTCCTGCATGCTCAGCGCGCTGGTGGTCGAATCCTTCGATAAAAATCAGATGGCTACGGTCAACGGCCTGCGCGGCAGCTGCGCGTGGGTCGCCAGCTTCCTGTTTACCTTACTGATCGGTGCGATATCCGACACCGTTGGTTTTAACCCACTGTTTGTCGCCATGGGCTTTTTTGACCTGATCGGCGCGCTGTTCCTGATTGCGTTGGTCGCCGAGCGCAGCAGGAAAAAAATCCCCCAGGCTGGAGAATAA
- a CDS encoding LacI family DNA-binding transcriptional regulator, translating to MNGKLKIAEIARQTGLSISTVSRVLAGKMNTSPAARQQVMACARSNGILQTISCGRLMLNNIVVFAPQRAFDVRSDIFYYKVIQGITAALASHEVRLRYCGLEETDSDRSLFLSKMSEPESEAALIIGIDDDVIHQLAAELHKPCVLINCSDRQMRLDSVSPDHQRIGEFAASYLIEQGHTRILNLQCLRRATMELRLSGIRQAWARHHMAFDEQQHLITTAGFGSEEAEQALGAWLRGLPASERPTAILAGGDYMAAGALRALQKQQIAVPGEISVMSTDGFNLAEIEDVPLTSVQVPRDELGFEALQLLQRRILQPDSPACAMLLQGKLALRDSVKRLGASRIMPAYSSGKHGLYDQTS from the coding sequence TTGAACGGAAAGCTGAAAATCGCCGAAATTGCCCGACAAACCGGGCTGTCGATCAGCACGGTTTCACGCGTGCTGGCGGGCAAGATGAATACCAGCCCGGCGGCACGCCAGCAGGTGATGGCCTGCGCCCGCAGCAACGGCATTTTGCAGACGATCTCCTGCGGGCGGCTGATGCTGAACAATATTGTGGTGTTTGCCCCGCAGCGTGCGTTCGACGTGCGCAGCGATATCTTCTACTACAAGGTGATTCAGGGAATTACCGCAGCGCTGGCCAGCCATGAAGTGCGCCTGCGCTACTGCGGCCTGGAGGAGACCGACAGCGACCGCAGCCTGTTTCTCAGCAAGATGAGCGAGCCGGAAAGCGAAGCGGCGCTGATTATTGGTATTGATGATGACGTGATCCACCAGCTGGCCGCCGAGCTGCATAAACCCTGCGTGCTGATCAACTGCAGCGATCGCCAGATGCGCCTCGACAGCGTTTCTCCCGATCATCAGCGCATCGGCGAGTTCGCCGCCAGCTACCTGATCGAGCAGGGCCACACCCGCATTCTCAACCTGCAGTGCCTGCGTCGCGCCACCATGGAGCTGCGCCTGAGCGGTATTCGCCAGGCCTGGGCGCGGCATCATATGGCGTTTGACGAGCAGCAGCATCTGATCACCACCGCCGGCTTTGGCAGCGAAGAGGCGGAGCAGGCGCTGGGTGCCTGGCTGCGTGGGCTGCCCGCCAGCGAACGGCCCACCGCCATCCTCGCCGGTGGCGACTATATGGCTGCTGGCGCGCTCAGGGCGCTGCAAAAACAGCAGATTGCGGTGCCGGGGGAGATCTCGGTGATGAGCACCGACGGCTTTAACCTGGCGGAGATCGAAGATGTGCCGCTAACCTCGGTGCAGGTGCCGCGCGACGAGCTGGGCTTTGAGGCGCTGCAGCTGCTACAGCGCCGCATCCTGCAGCCTGACTCGCCGGCCTGCGCCATGCTGCTGCAGGGAAAGCTGGCGCTGCGCGACTCGGTGAAACGCCTCGGCGCCTCACGCATCATGCCCGCTTACAGCAGCGGCAAGCACGGTTTATACGATCAGACATCGTAG
- the yieH gene encoding 6-phosphogluconate phosphatase codes for MSVECIFFDCDGTLVDSEMLCTQAYVNTFAKFGAQLSLQEMFEKYKGVKLYDIIADVCQQHRLDTPVEVLEPAYRQEVARLFDLELQPIRGAKALLEQIGVPMCVVSNGTVPKMQHSLGLTEMLPFFGDRLYSGYDIQHWKPEPELMYHAAERMGVAIERCILVDDSEAGARAGIAAGIPVFYYCVDAHNPPLDHPLVTVFDDMAQLPDLWRARGWQLTRG; via the coding sequence ATGTCGGTGGAGTGTATTTTTTTTGATTGCGACGGCACGCTGGTGGACAGTGAAATGCTCTGTACCCAGGCCTATGTGAACACCTTTGCGAAGTTCGGCGCGCAGCTGTCGCTGCAGGAGATGTTCGAGAAATACAAAGGCGTGAAGCTGTACGACATTATCGCCGATGTCTGCCAGCAGCACCGTCTTGATACCCCGGTCGAGGTACTGGAACCGGCCTATCGCCAGGAGGTTGCGCGGCTGTTTGATCTTGAGCTGCAGCCCATCCGCGGGGCAAAAGCGCTGCTGGAACAGATCGGCGTGCCGATGTGCGTGGTGTCCAACGGCACGGTGCCCAAAATGCAGCACTCGCTCGGCCTGACGGAAATGCTGCCGTTCTTCGGTGACCGTCTCTATAGCGGCTACGATATCCAGCACTGGAAACCGGAACCGGAACTGATGTACCACGCGGCCGAACGGATGGGCGTGGCGATTGAGCGCTGCATTCTGGTGGATGATTCAGAAGCGGGGGCCAGAGCGGGCATCGCCGCCGGGATCCCGGTATTCTACTACTGCGTGGATGCGCACAATCCGCCGCTCGATCATCCGCTGGTGACGGTATTTGACGATATGGCCCAGCTGCCCGATCTGTGGCGCGCCAGGGGCTGGCAGCTGACTCGCGGATAA